The Chaetodon trifascialis isolate fChaTrf1 chromosome 16, fChaTrf1.hap1, whole genome shotgun sequence genome includes a region encoding these proteins:
- the kif20a gene encoding kinesin-like protein KIF20A produces MALSLSSPCAGYDEDEEMAVFESTAAEHGGMARPCLTEISVISPGLDTRPFATDPKRAVKPAVVKQRSCDEGNSEKVKVFLRIRPLTETERSRGEEQGCVVVQDDETLLLKAPKESQNMRTAERGITQSMHKFSFSKIFGAETTQQQFYECTMKQMVKDVLQGENRLLYTYGVTNSGKTYTIQGSGREAGLLPRALVSLFRKLQGRLYGAMDLKPVMYQDVRHLDAHEVRVEEIRRNSLLKEDDNPSSRQGGTTTIWDSGIGGLSSTSNIATQLEDTDSVCLEPDSLSHSGDDLEDGVQFSIWVSFYEIYNEFLYDLLDASPSLQPRKRVTLRLSDDKQGNPYVKDLTWIQVRSAEEAWRILRAGRRNQSFASTHLNQNSSRSHSIFSVRVLHVRPEAESSPAMHISELTVCDLAGSERCKEQRNGERMKEANNINTSLLTLGRCIATLRHNQNNKSRPPQVVPFRDSKLTRVLQGFFCGRGTSSMVVNINLCASIYDETLQALKFSAIATQLVHGPSTKTRVAYILSLLREPAANGNESTVIEEEEDESDVEDGDITLLNTETLLQAIDILKKEVLRQREEKEVLEANVREQVVSEMMEVISEMQDGFSDTLEAERTRIEERYEDKITNLQKHLKKFYSQELKERDQEIEALSAALEKRKEAELAPMSAPQGEAEGPRRSQRLTVQTEIGRLQAELNQCRTELFTKSQELTKLKLQLEVPGSTGSLTSAVDRKLDEGQRNLRQLRLDLQRLGADLQCAGRACCHNTGGEKLRQALAAADETLGKQDQILVELQNGLMLVKADLRRKAETLAQIEAAQPQLPISGPHTSTTTGSCKKRGCGAAAPSDTENRPPQKRPFFQSVFSTRTPTRKYNTRADESNITPYSRILRSRQQSPPCSPAPTPRSLRGKY; encoded by the exons ATGGCGCTGTCTTTGTCCTCCCCGTGTGCAGGctatgatgaggatgaggaaatGGCTGTGTTTGAGTCTACAGCAGCAGAGCATGGAGGGATGGCCAGACCATGTCTGACTGAGATCTCTGTCATCTCACCTGGCCTAGACACCCGGCCATTTGCCACAGACCCG AAACGAGCAGTGAAACCTGCAGTGGTGAAACAAAGAAGCTGTGATGAAGGGAACTCCGAAAAGGTGAAGGTTTTTCTGCGCATCCGGCCTCTGACCGAGACCGAGAGAAGCAGGGGAGAAGAACAG GGCTGTGTGGTTGTCCAAGATGATGAGACTCTGCTGCTCAAAGCTCCAAAAGAATCTCAAAAcatgaggacagcagagaggggCATCACCCAGAGCATGCACAAGTTCAGCTTCTCGAAG ATATTTGGAGCAGagaccacacagcagcagttttatgaGTGCACAATGAAGCAGATGGTGAAAGATGTGCTTCAAGGAGAAAACAGACTCCTCTACACTTACGGTGTCACCAATTCTGGAAAGACTTACACTATTCAGG GCAGTGGTCGAGAGGCGGGCCTCCTGCCCCGGGCTTTAGTGTCTCTGTTCAGGAAACTGCAGGGTCGTCTCTATGGTGCCATGGACCTGAAGCCTGTCATGTATCAGGATGTGAGGCATCTTGATGCCCATGAGGTCAGGGTGGAGGAAATCCGCAGGAACTCTCTCCTCAAAGAG GACGACAATCCAAGTTCCCGTCAAGGTGGTACCACTACAATCTGGGACAGTGGGATCGGAGGACTCTCCTCTACAAGTAACATCGCCACCCAGCTTGAAG acactgacagtgtttgtcTGGAGCCTGACAGCCTTTCACACAGCGGAGACGATCTGGAGGATGGGGTGCAGTTTTCCATCTGGGTGTCCTTCTATGAGATCTACAATGAGTTCCTGTATGACCTGCTGGATGCTTCACCCTCACTGCAGCCCAGAAAAAGAGTCACTCTGCGCCTCAGTGACGACAAGCAAGGCAACCCCTATGTGAAAG ACCTCACCTGGATCCAGGTCCGCAGCGCTGAGGAAGCTTGGAGGATTCTGAGGGCTGGACGTCGTAACCAGAGCTTTGCCAGCACTCACCTCAACCAAAACTCCAGCCGCAG CCACAGCATTTTCTCTGTCCGCGTCCTGCACGTCCGCCCAGAGGCAGAGTCATCCCCGGCCATGCACATCAGCGA actgactgtgtgtgatcTGGCTGGCTCTGAACGCTGCAAGGAGCAGCGTAATGgtgagaggatgaaggaggcCAACAACATCAACACCTCCCTTTTAACACTGGGACGCTGCATTGCTACTCTGAGGCACAACCAGAACAACAA GTCACGACCTCCTCAAGTGGTGCCCTTCAGGGACAGCAAACTGACCCGAGTCCTGCAGGGTTTCTTTTGTGGCCGAGGAACCTCCAGCATGGTGGTCAACATCAATCTCTGTGCCTCCATCTATGACGAGACCCTCCAGGCCCTCAAATTCTCCGCGATTGCTACCCAG CTGGTCCATGGCCCGTCCACAAAGACCCGAGTGGCTTACATCCTCTCTTTACTGCGCGAGCCCGCAGCCAATGGTAATGAAAGCACAGTgattgaagaagaagaggatgagagtGATGTTGAAGACGGAGATATCACCTTGTTAAATACTGAG ACTCTGCTGCAGGCCATCGACATCCTGAAGAAAGAGGTGCTGCGCCAGCGGGAAGAGAAAGAGGTTCTTGAGGCAAATGTGAGAGAGCAGGTGGTTTCTGAGATGATGGAGGTCATCTCTGAGATGCAAGATGGCTTCAG TGACACCTTGGAGGCAGAGAGGACTCGAATTGAAGAGAGGTACGAAGACAAGATCACTAACTTgcaaaaacatttgaagaagttCTACAGCCAGGAGCTGAAG GAGCGAGATCAGGAAATTGAAGCTTTATCTGCTGCCCttgaaaaaaggaaggaagctGAATTGGCCCCCATGTCGGCACCACAGGGAGAGGCTGAGGGGCCTCGGCGGTCTCAGCGCCTCACTGTGCAAACAGAAATTGGCAGACTGCAAGCTGAACTTAACCAGTGTCGCACTGAGCTGTTCACCAAGTCGCAGG AGCTGAcaaagctgaagctgcagctggaggtccCAGGGTCGACTGGCAGCCTTACCAGTGCTGTTGACCGCAAGCTGGATGAGGGTCAGCGG AACCTGCGTCAGCTGCGCCTGGATCTGCAGCGGCTCGGGGCGGACCTGCAGTGTGCCGGACGAGCCTGCTGCCACAACACAGGAGGGGAGAAGCTGCGGCAGGCGTTAGCAGCTGCAGATGAGACACTAGGCAAACAG GACCAGATCCTGGTGGAGCTTCAGAATGGCCTGATGCTTGTAAAAGCTGACTTAAGGCGGAAAGCAGAGACCCTGGCCCAGATAGAGGCTGCACAGCCACAGCTGCCCATCTCAGGTCCTCATACCTCCACCACAACAGGTTCCTGCAAGAAGAGGGGCTGTGGGGCCGCTGCACCAAGTGACACTGAGAACCGGCCTCCGCAG